A single Pristis pectinata isolate sPriPec2 chromosome 6, sPriPec2.1.pri, whole genome shotgun sequence DNA region contains:
- the LOC127571918 gene encoding transmembrane protein 212-like, with the protein MKGRFLHVGRSLIALGMICIFLGIISFFPVFSYKPWFAGWSAHIACPIWNGALAFIVGVLVVLAERDYSSRSLPGAGLTFALMTLVTSAVQCGVALAALLIGPFCYFSYGGVTGLGYLGYTIRFPYRYSLTPVCLDPPLHEFYHLGLHTLSSLLGLAIFSLVLALCLRLAIRFHATGTLSVRIPPPECRLPPAGRRISVLQIGSVIPKSPGSPGELAFPCLKPPSDC; encoded by the exons atGAAAGGCCGATTTCTCCATGTGGGGAGATCCCTCATTGCTCTCGGGATGATCTGCATCTTCCTGGGGATCATCAGCTTTTTCCCGGTCTTTTCCTACAAGCCCTGGTTTGCAGGCTGGAGTGCGCATATTGCCTGTCCCATCTGGAATGGAGCCCTG GCTTTCATCGTGGGAGTGCtggtggtgttggctgagagagaCTACAGCTCACGATCTCTG CCTGGAGCTGGCCTGACTTTTGCCCTGATGACCCTGGTGACCTCAGCGGTCCAATGcggcgtggcactggcagcactGCTGATTGGCCCGTTCTGCTACTTCTCCTACGGGGGCGTGACCGGACTGGGCTACCTGGGCTACACCATCCGCTTCCCctacagatacagcctgaccccCGTCTGCCTGGACCCTCCGCTCCATGAGTTTTACCACCTGGGCCTCCACACCCTCAGCTCCCTCCTGGGCCTGGCCATCTTCTCCCTCGTCCTGGCCCTCTGCCTCAGGCTCGCCATCCGCTTCCACGCGACAGGGACTCTCAGCGTACGTATACCCCCTCCCGAATGCCGGCTACCCCCAGCGGGCAGACG GATCAGTGTCCTGCAGATTGGATCGGTAATTCCCAAGTCTCCAGGGAGTCCCGGAGAGCTGGCATTTCCCTGCTTAAAGCCTCCATCTGACTGCTGA